A region from the Fusarium graminearum PH-1 chromosome 4, whole genome shotgun sequence genome encodes:
- a CDS encoding DNA replication licensing factor mcm5 — MDRGSVYSAHVYEPSFGENGDTRLQLQTQLETFILDFRLDNNFVYRDQLRENALLKRYFCDVNINDLISFNEELAHRLASEPAEIIPLFENALKKCTHRIVFPHEPKIEIPEHQLLLHSNADDVSIRHLDSETISRLVRVPGIVIGASVMSSKATELHIQCRNCGHTQNIPVLGGFTGVTLPRQCSRSRVPNDPTPKCPMDPYFVAHEKSRFVDQQIIKLQEAPDQVPVGELPRHVLISADRYLTNRVVPGSRCTVMGIFSIYQNKASKNSSTGGAVAIRTPYLRAVGIQSDIDQAAKGNATFSEEEEQEFLEMSRRPDIYDVMTDCIAPSIYGNRDIKRSILCLLLGGSKKILPDGMRLRGDINVLLLGDPGTAKSQLLKFVEKAAPISIYTSGKGSSAAGLTASVQRDQSTREFYLEGGAMVLADGGVVCIDEFDKMRDEDRVAIHEAMEQQTISIAKAGITTILNARTSVLAAANPIFGRYDDMKTPGENIDFQTTILSRFDMIYIVKDEHSREKDETMAKHVLGIQMNGRGTEDMTESEIPIDKMRRYITYCKTRCAPRLSPEAAEKLSSHFVSIRRQVHAAEIEANSRSSIPITVRQLEAIVRITESLAKLTLSPIATEVHVDEAIRLFLCSTMDAVNQGSNQGSRELNDEVNRLEAELKRRLPIGWSTSLSTLKKEMVEGKGYSEQALNRALMVLQRRDTIMFRNQGAQVYRNGA; from the exons atggatcGCGGATCAGTTTACTCGGCTCACGTCTACGAACCGAGTTTCGGTGAGAATGGAGATACTCGGCTGCAGCTTCAGACACAGCTCGAAACCTTCATCCTCGACTTTCGCCTCGACAACAATTTCGTCTACAG AGATCAACTTCGAGAGAATGCGCTGCTCAAGAGGTACTTCTGCGacgtcaacatcaacgacTTGATTAGCTTCAACGAGGAGCTGGCACACCGACTGGCTTCTGAACCTGCCGAGATCATCCCTCTA TTCGAAAATGCCCTAAAGAAATGCACGCATCGCATTGTCTTCCCCCACGAACCCAAGATTGAGATCCCCGAACATCaacttctccttcactcAAACGCCGACGATGTCTCGATCCGCCATCTCGACTCCGAGACCATCTCACGGCTGGTACGTGTCCCGGGTATTGTTATTGGTGCCTCTGTCATGTCATCAAAGGCAACAGAGCTTCATATACAATGCCGCAACTGCGGACACACACAGAACATTCCTGTCTTGGGAGGTTTCACGGGTGTTACTCTTCCCCGACAATGCTCTCGAAGTCGAGTCCCCAATGACCCTACACCAAAGTGTCCCATGGACCCTTACTTCGTGGCCCATGAGAAATCTCGTTTTGTCGACCAACAAATTatcaagcttcaagaagCGCCCGATCAAGTTCCTGTGGGAGAGCTGCCCAGGCACGTCCTCATCTCAGCCGATAGATACTTGACAAACAGAGTTGTTCCAGGTTCAAGATGTACTGTCATGGGCATCTTCTCAATTTACCAAAACAAAGCCTCCAAGAACTCCTCTACTGGTGGCGCTGTGGCTATCCGTACCCCTTATTTGAGAGCGGTCGGAATCCAGTCAGATATagaccaagcagccaagggTAATGCAACTTTctcagaagaagaggagcaAGAGTTCTTGGAAATGAGCAGACGGCCAGACATTTACGATGTTATGACTGACTGCATCGCCCCCTCTATTTATGGAAACCGTGACATCAAGAGGTCAATCCTTTGCTTGTTATTAGGTGGTTCAAAGAAGATCCTTCCCGATGGAATGAGACTGAGAGGAGACATCAATGTGTTACTTCTTGGTGACCCTGGTACAGCCAAATCTCAGCTTCTTAAGTTTGTCGAAAAGGCAGCTCCGATCTCTATCTACACATCCGGAAAGGGTTCATCAGCTGCAGGTCTAACAGCGTCTGTGCAACGTGATCAGTCCACGCGCGAATTCTACCTCGAAGGTGGTgcgatggtcttggctgACGGTGGAGTGGTGTGTATCGAcgagtttgacaagatgaGAGATGAGGACCGAGTGGCGATCCACGAAGCTATGGAACAGCAAACTatttccatcgccaaagcTGGTATCACCACCATTCTCAATGCACGAACCTCGGTTCTGGCCGCCGCCAACCCCATTTTCGGTCGATACGATGATATGAAGACTCCCGGAGAGAACATCGATTTCCAGACTACCATTCTTTCGCGTTTCGATATGATTTAcattgtcaaggatgaacaTAGCCGTGAAAAGGACGAGACGATGGCCAAGCACGTTCTCGGTATCCAGATGAACGGCCGAGGCACTGAGGACATGACAGAATCTGAAATCCCCATTGACAAGATGCGAAGATATATCACCTACTGCAAGAC TCGATGTGCCCCTCGACTTAGTCCTGAAGCTGCCGAGAAGCTCTCTTCTCACTTTGTTTCCATCCGTCGTCAGGTCCACGCTGCTGAGATCGAGGCCAACAGTCGTTCTTCCATCCCTATTACCGTCCGTCagcttgaagctatcgtTCGTATTACTGAGTCTCTTGCCAAGCTTACCCTCTCCCCTATTGCTACCGAAGTGCATGTGGACGAGGCCATTCGTTTGTTCTTGTGCTCTACCATGGACGCTGTCAACCAGGGCAGCAACCAGGGCAGTCGCGAGTTGAACGATGAAGTCAACCGACTCGAGGCAGAGCTGAAGCGACGACTACCTATCGGGTGGAGCACCAGTCTCTCCACACTCAAAAAGGAGATGGTTGAGGGTAAGGGGTACAGCGAGCAGGCACTCAACCGAGCCCTTATGGTTCTGCAACGGAGAGACACAATTATGTTCAGAAACCAGGGAGCTCAAGTATACAGGAACGGAGCTTAA